A window from Argopecten irradians isolate NY chromosome 3, Ai_NY, whole genome shotgun sequence encodes these proteins:
- the LOC138318930 gene encoding mammalian ependymin-related protein 1-like — protein sequence MKAALVVLSLLGTVLGQVPTPCQSPNQWEARERVVEFGKNFEEYHKIYYDGSSGRERNIAEVEDNSSREFFDILTLYNENKRYSINMKTRQCNVSAINRPFRHRGVPPNAMFNNIFTLGATGFSGEFITVQDFVANVTFGSFHEEYFGFVTSPLCVPVTNFYYNPAENTKSAVSYYDLKVGITDPMMFVPPPECIKAERNMSH from the exons ATGAAGGCAGCTTTAGTGGTCCTTTCCCTGTTGGGGACAGTCCTGGGACAAGTTCCAACCCCATGCC AATCACCAAACCAATGGGAGGCAAGAGAAAGAGTG GTAGAATTTGGTAAGAACTTTGAGGAGTATCACAAGATTTACTACGACGGATCATCTGGTAGAGAGAGGAACATTGCTGAAGTCGAAGATAACTCTAGCAGGGAATTCTTTGATATCCTCACATTGTACAACGAG AACAAACGATACAGCATAAACATGAAGACTAGACAATGTAACGTTAGCGCTATCAACCGACCCTTCCGTCACCGAGGTGTTCCCCCTAACGCTATGTTCAACAATATCTTCACACTCGGCGCTACGGGCTTCTCCGGAGAGTTTATCACGGTCCAGGATTTCGTGGCCAATGTCACTTTCGGATCATTCCATG AGGAGTACTttggttttgtgacgtcaccattgtGTGTGCCCGTCACTAACTTTTACTATAACCCTGCTGAGAACACCAAATCCGCAGTCTC GTACTACGACCTGAAAGTTGGAATAACCGATCCGATGATGTTTGTGCCTCCACCAGAATGTATTAAGGCAGAAAGAAATATGTCGCATTAA